GCTACAGCTTTACAGGATCAGATGAGGAAATCCACCATCAGAATATCGAGATTTCCCTCCGGTCCATCAATAATTGTACTACTCACATAGTATTATATGATGTATAATCAGATCACGAACTTCATAATTAGCTATTATCATGTGAACAATTAGCTATTATCATGTGAACGAACATTATATATACAATGCTTTCCCTTTACCCCGAACACAGGACGTGTTCTTCTTTACATTAAACCACTGATGAGGAAGCCATTTTCGTTTATCATGGAGATACAGGAAAAACAGAACAAGAATGGAAAAAATCTTACAACCTTCATGGTGGCATCCCTCGGTGGAAGAACAAATGCACTTGGGTTTGAGTGTAACGTTAGCTTTTGAGTATGAGTAGTCAGATAAATCAGCTTAACCATGTGCTGTCGGAGTTCAGGTCATCGGTAGATAATTCTTTTGTAATATATGTGTTCTCAAGCTACAATCCTTCACCTGGCGGTACAACTATATGGATAAGTATGTTAAAGTAGTAGTATTATGAAGGGAAGCAACGGATATCTGCTTACCTGCATAGCAGTCAATGTGGACAAGAAGTCCTTGCACTGTACCAGGGAAAGCTGCTCCTTTGCTGTGACATATACAAGTTCAGCCAACAACGAGTTCATTTCCTCCACCTGCGCATCCAAtagcataaaaaaattgtatcaCAGACAAACACATTGATGAGGTCTACATAgagtcttcactttcttttacAGTTAATTTGCAAGACCTAGATGCAAGCAACAAATTATTAAGTTTGGCAGCCTAAAATGAGTTTACACAAACCCAACTACAAAGACTAGTTAACCTTCAGTCATGAAACCAGGTTTTTATATACTCAGGATGCTCGCCATAACAGTTATGTCACAATATCACTTTTCTTATCCTTTACTTCTAACTATCATAAGACCAGTCTTGTAGTCTCCATAGagattgcaattttttttttttttttaatgaaattgaaCTCTGCAGTAAACAATGAGATAGCAAAGGAGATCCCAAAGAATTGAGTTCTGTTTTGGGCTGCAGATTTCTAGTGATTGATACATAAGTAAAGGGCACTTTAACTTGGTCTGAATTGATTCATCGCAGTAGTTTCATCAGGAAGAATGGTATTTACGTTCATAAATAGGGCGTTCTGTCTTGTGGCATACATTAAGTCACAATGATAGAATCAACCAGGTGATCTCCAGAAGGCATACAAGTGAGAAATATCACACTTCTAAATTACGCCTATTAGAAAAAACCACACTTCTAATTTGGAGTTTAATTACCAAAGAGGAAGTGAGGGAAGCGGGCTCAAGATGAAACTTTTCGGTTGATGACGAGTGacttttggtgataaaaaaaaataataattgaatacTCTCTACCGGATGGCATAAAATGCCCAGAAGCATGCTTGCAGTTGGTTTTAAgcagatttaaaaataaatcaaatgcggGATGAGGATTGGAATGGgaaatcaaattacaaaaatccTTTACACGCAGGTGCAAATGTTTGCAGAACAGTAATTTTAAGCGAGTCAATGGTTATCCTGCAGTAAAAAAGTCGAAATAAATTCACCTTCAATGAAAGTGAGCATATTGAGGATGCCATTGCTTGCATCACATCAACTGCTGAACCCATTGCATCCTTCAGCTTGTGTACATCGGCCTGCTATTAAAACAAATCTCTTAATCACCAACTTTGAatagttaaaaagtttataatggGAGGTGAACTACAGGATAATTGAAGTAGAAAAGCTCAGGAGCATACAATTGCCTTCCCAATGACTGGAAGACGAAGAGTGCTTGCTCTCAGAGCTTCGGTTGCCCCAAGCAAGGAACTGGCATGATCTCTATCAAGGAGAGACCACTCTTCAAGATAGGAAATCTGCATTTATGGATATGGGTTTGAGAAGACTCAGATTTAGAATGCTGACTCAATAATGGGAAACACACTTAATCTAGAACCATGTACTAGAACCATGACAGAGGAGAAAAGCAAGCCACTCTCATACTGAAAAAGAAGCCCAAAAATAGGGATCCCAAAAAGTTTTTGAGACATTAGTTTAGGACATTATTGAATTACAGAGACAACAAGAAGCTTCAAAGCTGTTAAGAAAAAGATGCAGCAGAGCAGATCATCGACGTATGATaagaagaaattaagaaaaactaaacaaatggaaaaagagtAAGGCTCTTACTTGTCCCTTTAGGATagatgttagcttcaacttttgCCTGAGCAGCAACAACTTCATCCTTTTAAGTGTGACAGAATGTTGTAGTTCTGAGATGGTTACCCAAGAATTCCATATAATTTTCTGGTACACAAGCACCAAGCTACATTAATACTATTTATATCCCGTCCTAAGTCTACCAAAGTTAGTACACTTTGACACACAGTAGGGAGATGATAGTCAGAAAGAGATTCATTCCAGATTGTCAGAACTAAGAATAGTCCCAACATtaatcaaacaaaagaaagtcagGAAATTAATAGGTAAAACAACAATTCAGCCAAAATctaacacaaaaagaaaaggggggtTCACTATTGGAGCAACACCGCCCCTTCCAGCCACCTTCATCATCCTGAGAGTAGAAAAACAATTTGAATTGATTCTCCTTCTTGATTTGGATTGACTTCCTAGCATTTcacataaaaaataagatgacTGATTTCTTCTGCTAGTATCAATAGCAGCTTACTAGCAGCAAAGCTATTAAAAGGTAAGTTCTTAAAACTATTTATCTGGCAAAACTTAGTCCATTGAGTTTTCCATGTCTGGCTCTTGATTTTTGTCCCCAGTTCATATGAAACTACATTAGGAAAATCAGTCAAGATAGATGATTTGCCCCTTTTCAGTTCATGCGCTGTTTGTAAGAGCATAACATTGAAACCAAGCAAGCTCTTGTACTCCTTGTAGGACGTGATTGTATGATGACACCTTGATTTAAAAACACCATAtggacagaaaaagaaaagagaatttgaGCTGACATGCATTGAGGAACCAAAATTCCCCTCAGACTTATGCAATTCTCCATTTAACCCACGATGTACATGACTTGACTCACAAAAATACAAGAATTAGCCTGCATACATTCTTAACAATGCATATCTTCCTTGATCCCCAATTATTCAGTATATTAAATTCTGTAATTAGGTGCCAAGAGAGCTCATTGAAGATGGTTAAAACGCACTGCATCTTCTACAAATTATACTTGTGATCAATAAGTTCTATGATATTGCTGATCTCCCAAAGTAACCTTCGTTTTGTAGGGTAGATAGTTCCAAATGAGCAACTTACATGTCACAATGCAAATTTGCTAGACATCCTGAAAGTCATCACTGGCATCGGCCTCTTGACTATAATATATTGATATGCAAGTTGTCAGATTCAGTATGTAAATATTAACAACTATCAGTATTAACTCTTTTCACTGGGTGAGTTATCACACATCTTCATTCATATCTTACAGTCAGGTGATTATTAGCCATTTTCTTATAAACTTGGAAGGTAGACACAAACAAGAAACTCGGAGACAAGCCGACAAGTAAACTTTAGGAGCCAAAAGAATACTGATTATAACCCTGGAACAAAcccaaccccccaaaaaaaaaaaaaaaaaaaaaaaaaaaaaacaacaacccACCCcgacctttctttttttcagggtaaaaaaaggagagagagagtgagagagaatgGTGCTAAGCTTTTCATCTGAGGCTGATGACTTTACTTCTTGTGGTTTTCATCCcgataatattttctttgagaAGTGTCTAAAGTTCTATCTTCAAATTTTCAGTCTGTTCATCTATTTCGGAGCATGATTTGAACAACATTGACCACTTCAAAGTGTAAAGAGTTCCAAAAACACTccattggtaaaaaaaataaaattaaaataaaattaaaaatcggaAAACAACTCTATAAGTTGATATGTTGCTTGTCACCAGCAGCAAATAACGCAATCCATAGTGGACATACACTTTACTaggaacaaattaaaagatgaatatCCAATTTAAATTGAATCCAAAGGAAAAGCAAATTTTAACAATTAGACATTCTACTGCTCAACATGTCCACAAGCCAATCCAAACCTCAATTACAGTAGCAAAAAAACTGCATCCACATCAGGGCAATCAGACCGGATCATAGAAGAAAAACTTCGCAGCTATTGACAGGCTATACCGTATGGTTCATTCCTATTATAGGACTAGCTATTGACATGTTTATGAGTCGTTTTATGCAAAGCTCGTATATTTTTCAAGAAGCTGCTACCCATTCCTCAATCACATGCACTAGCAATCCACTCATGAAAACAAGCTAATACATAATATTTCAGAAAAAGTAATTTCTCACACTGAATGAGCAAAAGCTAGACTCACTCATGAAGTAAACTACTGAATATGCATAAAAATCATTCACTTACCTCAGCATTTCTTCTCTGTACCACGGAGTTAGCATCAACCCTTGCATTCACAAACCGCCACTGCAAGTAGCGGTTATACAGAAGCCTAAGCATATGTGCATCAACAACACGATCCTCCCCCATCTTCCCTCTCCGAACTTCCACAGAGAAACTCAGAATCGAAGAATTAAAATTAGAACTACTAGTCAAGCCGCCAGAACCCGGTCTAACCCGAGAAGGACTGGACATCCCTTTCGATGGGGAAGGCGACAATGGAGTCCATGCTTTACTTGGTGAGGCAGGCCTTGAGGACCCTCTAATGGGAGAGGCCATCGTTCTCGACGTTGAAAGCGAGCTATCAGCACTAAATCGCTTCGACTGCACAGGCTTGTCAGAGGATGCTGTTTTCGACCCCGGACTCGATAATGGCGAGCCAGGATCTTGCAGCCGCCTCATCCTGCTGTTAGTTTCCTGCCAAAACCTCGCCGACACAACAATCCCCCGGGGGGCATTCTTCAGCCTGGCAATACCACCAACGCCACACTCTTGTAGACCAGAAGTGTCACCAGAGGACACACTATCAGTATCAGAAGTACCGTCACAGAAAAGAGCCGATGGATATCTCACTGAATTTCCATCTGACCTTTTAGGAAGCACCTTATCTGCATTGCCCATATCCAAGCTTAATCTCCCATCAAACGGCGTCCTTCTACTCTCCACAATCATTGATTGCTGCATTGCTTTGAGCACATTCCCAGATCCAAACCCACCCAGCTTCTTCCTAACCTCCGCCCCGCTCGAACAGTCCAAGCTCCGCGTCAAGGAATTGCCATTCGGAACCAAATTCCCTTGCCGGatcctcgccggccaccggtgcTGATCCCCCGGCCTCGAATTCTCCACTTGATCTCCATTCGGATCTCTCGTCGGAGTCGCCTTCCTCCTCTCTGGTGTCGCTTTCCGCGCCGAAGCTTCCTTGGCCTTGTTCACCGGTACCGAAAAGGCCTCCCCTTGAAACGACACGGACAAGCTCCTCTTCGACGAGGCGATCAGCATCCTCGCCGCCGCAGAGACTTCGGCCGCATTGCCCTGCCGCGCCGGCGAGCCCGGCCGCGGGACTGGCCTCGCGTTCGGCGTCGTGGGCCGCCTCCGGTCCGCGGACTGCGACCGTTTCGGAGCAGGGGAAGCCGAGGGCGTCGAATTGGAGGATCGAGCGTGGACCGGGGACGCGAATCGGCGAGCACCGGAAGCAGCCGGCGGgggcgtcgccgccgccgccgccgccgccgccgcggcggaAGCCGAAGGGGAAGGGGAGAGGTATCTGGAAGAGACCGGCCGCGATTTGGGTCGCCGGGAATTGAGGCCGCCATTGCCGCCGTCCCTCTCGCCGTGCGAAAGAGAGGATTTTGCAGGCGCCCGGGCCGAAGAAGACGAAGATGGCGGCGACGGCAATGGTGGGTTGCTGGCAAGGTTGCCGGGGCTTGGTGGGTCAGAAATGGCAGCCGCCACCGCCATtataaaggaggagagagagagggagggagctcAAGAACCTCTCCCTCTGCCTCACATTGCCATTTGCAcagacagagaaagagagagagagagagaattctatTCTATGCAATGATGAATCTTCCTGTGGTTGTCATGGGCAGGCAGTGCCTCAATTGCTACAAGCAAAGAAAAGCCTGCAAAATCAAGAACTGCTCCTCTCCCATCTTTCCCATCTTTCCCATCTCTATGCAATGATGAATCTTGTTGTGGTTGCAGAAGGTGCCTCAATTGCTACAACCAAGAACAGCCTGCAAAATCAAGAACTGCTCCTTTCCCATCTTTCCCACCTGCCCATCTGTTTTGGAGAGAAGTGAGGAATGGAGAGGAAAGTTGCATCTATGCCTCCATGGAAACAGTTGG
This Eucalyptus grandis isolate ANBG69807.140 chromosome 7, ASM1654582v1, whole genome shotgun sequence DNA region includes the following protein-coding sequences:
- the LOC104453102 gene encoding QWRF motif-containing protein 2 isoform X2, whose translation is MAVAAAISDPPSPGNLASNPPLPSPPSSSSSARAPAKSSLSHGERDGGNGGLNSRRPKSRPVSSRYLSPSPSASAAAAAAAAAATPPPAASGARRFASPVHARSSNSTPSASPAPKRSQSADRRRPTTPNARPVPRPGSPARQGNAAEVSAAARMLIASSKRSLSVSFQGEAFSVPVNKAKEASARKATPERRKATPTRDPNGDQVENSRPGDQHRWPARIRQGNLVPNGNSLTRSLDCSSGAEVRKKLGGFGSGNVLKAMQQSMIVESRRTPFDGRLSLDMGNADKVLPKRSDGNSVRYPSALFCDGTSDTDSVSSGDTSGLQECGVGGIARLKNAPRGIVVSARFWQETNSRMRRLQDPGSPLSSPGSKTASSDKPVQSKRFSADSSLSTSRTMASPIRGSSRPASPSKAWTPLSPSPSKGMSSPSRVRPGSGGLTSSSNFNSSILSFSVEVRRGKMGEDRVVDAHMLRLLYNRYLQWRFVNARVDANSVVQRRNAEKIIWNSWVTISELQHSVTLKRMKLLLLRQKLKLTSILKGQISYLEEWSLLDRDHASSLLGATEALRASTLRLPVIGKAIADVHKLKDAMGSAVDVMQAMASSICSLSLKVEEMNSLLAELVYVTAKEQLSLVQCKDFLSTLTAMQVKDCSLRTHILQKNYLPMT
- the LOC104453102 gene encoding QWRF motif-containing protein 2 isoform X1 — encoded protein: MAVAAAISDPPSPGNLASNPPLPSPPSSSSSARAPAKSSLSHGERDGGNGGLNSRRPKSRPVSSRYLSPSPSASAAAAAAAAAATPPPAASGARRFASPVHARSSNSTPSASPAPKRSQSADRRRPTTPNARPVPRPGSPARQGNAAEVSAAARMLIASSKRSLSVSFQGEAFSVPVNKAKEASARKATPERRKATPTRDPNGDQVENSRPGDQHRWPARIRQGNLVPNGNSLTRSLDCSSGAEVRKKLGGFGSGNVLKAMQQSMIVESRRTPFDGRLSLDMGNADKVLPKRSDGNSVRYPSALFCDGTSDTDSVSSGDTSGLQECGVGGIARLKNAPRGIVVSARFWQETNSRMRRLQDPGSPLSSPGSKTASSDKPVQSKRFSADSSLSTSRTMASPIRGSSRPASPSKAWTPLSPSPSKGMSSPSRVRPGSGGLTSSSNFNSSILSFSVEVRRGKMGEDRVVDAHMLRLLYNRYLQWRFVNARVDANSVVQRRNAEKIIWNSWVTISELQHSVTLKRMKLLLLRQKLKLTSILKGQISYLEEWSLLDRDHASSLLGATEALRASTLRLPVIGKAIQADVHKLKDAMGSAVDVMQAMASSICSLSLKVEEMNSLLAELVYVTAKEQLSLVQCKDFLSTLTAMQVKDCSLRTHILQKNYLPMT